The Methylocystis bryophila genome contains the following window.
TGGGCTGCTCGAGCAGGCGCTAGGCAAGAGCGAGCTGCGCTTTCGCACGCTCCTCAGCGCGGTCAGCGCGTTCACGTGGTCCTGCCCTTCGTCCGGCCTGCAGATCGAGCCGCAGCCGGAGTGGATGGCGTTCACGGGGCAGACGTCGGAGCAAATGCTCGGCCTCGGCTGGGCAAAAGCCGTGCATCCGGAGGACCTCGTCGCAGCGGCGTCGGGCTGGCGCGCGGCGGTTGCTCGCGGCGAGCCTTATGCCGGCGAGCATCGCGTCCGCCGTCACGACGGCGAGTGGCGTTGGATGAACGTTCGGGCCGCGCCGATCCGCGATGCGAGCGGCGAGGTCGCCGAATGGTTCGGCATGTGCATCGACATCACCGAACAAAAACAGGCGGCGGACGCCTTGCGCGAGAGCGAGGAACGGTTGCGGCTGTTCGTGGACAACAGTCCGACGGTCGCCTGGATGAAAGACGCAGACGGCCGATATGTTTACCGCAACCGAGCGATCGAACGACGGTTTGGCGGTCAGGTCGCGGATTTTCTCGGGAAGACGGACGCCGAGCTATGGCCGCCGGATGTCGCGGCGGAATTTCGCAAGAATGATTTGGCGGTGCTCGCGACTGGCCGGACGATCGCGATCGTTGAGGAAACGCGTGAGCCGGACCAAGAGCCCAGTTGTTGGCTCAACACCAAATTTCCTTTCCGCGACAAGGCGGGCAAACGATATGTGGGCGGGATAGGACTGGACATAACCGAGCGCAAGAAGATGGAGGCCGCGCTACGCGCGAGCGAGCGGCGGTTTCGCGCCATCTTCAATCAGCAGTTCGAACATAGCTGCCTCGTGGATCCGGAGGGCCGCATCCTCGAAATGAGCGATTCGGTCATGCGCGGCGCGGCCGCAGAAACCGAGGTCCTCGTGGGCCAGCGCTTCCTGGATGCTCCATGGTGGCGAGACACGCCGGAGATGCGCGAGCGCTGGCGGCGCCAGTTCGAGGAGGCGCAGGCGCAGCCCGGCGCTTCGCGAGGCGAGATCGAGTATCGAGCGGAAGACGGCGAGCGAGGCTATATTCTCAGCGCCGTGACGGCGCTGCGCGACGAGCGGGGAGCGCTCGAAGGCTTTCTCGTCGAAGGCCTCGACATCACCGAATGCAAGCTGACCGAGAATGCGCTGGGCGAGACAGAAGGCCATTTGCGGCTGGCGCTCGACGCGTCTCGGGCCGGAAGCTGGGCGTGGGACGCCAAGAGCAGCACGTCAACTTGGGATGAGCGCTTTCGCGAACTTTATGATTTCCCGCCCGGCTCGCCGAGCCGCTTCCATGAATGGATCGAGCGCTTGCATCCAGAGGATCGTCTCCACATCCTCTCTCGGATCGAGGAGCTGCGCAGCGCATCCGGCGACGATCAGTGGAACGAGGAGTTCCGCAGCATATCTTCCGATGGCCGCGTGCGCTGGCATCAGAACCTGGGCCGGGCGCAACGCAACGCCGCCGGCGCGCTCGACAAGGTCGTCGGCATCGATCTCGACGTCACCGCGCGCAAGCAAGCGGAGGAAGCGCTGCGCGAGGCCGATCGGCGCAAGGATGAATTTCTCGCGACGCTGGCGCATGAGCTGCGCAACCCGCTCGCGCCCGTGCGCAATGGCTTGGACGCCTTACGCAGGATCGGCGCGCCTACGCCGGCCGCCGATCGCCTGCTCGTCATGATGGAGGGACAGGTCGACCACCTTGTGCGTTTGGTGAACGATCTCATGGACATTTCCCGAATCAGCCTCGGAAAATTCGAGCTCCAGAAGCAGCGCATGGACCTCGCGGCCGCCGTGGCCCAAGCCGTCGACATGAGCAGACACCTCGTTGAAGCGGGAAACCTCGACCTCCGCCTGAAGCTGCCCCGCGAGCCGGCGCCCGTCCATGGCGACGCGGTGCGGTTGACGCAAGTCTTCTCCAATTTGCTGAGCAACGCGGCAAGACACACGATGCAGGAAGGGCGCATCCAAGTCTCTCTCGAACGAGCGGGAGACGTGGCGGTCGTCAGCGTCGCCGACACAGGCGTGGGCATCCCGGAAGAGTTCTTGCCCTATATTTTCGAGCCTTTTGTTCAGGGAGGCAAAGGCGGGCGACCCGATCAGGGGCTGGGAGTCGGGCTGGCGCTTGTTCACTCGATCACGCAGATGCATGGCGGCACGGTCGAAGCGAAGAGCGGCGCGGAGGGGCTCGGCAGCACATTCGTCGTGCGTTTGCCTCTGCTGGAGCCCGCAAGGACGCAAGCGCCCGCGCCCCAAACCGCTTCGGGGCCTCTAACGACGTCGCCGCGCCTTCTCGTGATCGACGATATGCCACAGGTGGCTGAAGCTCTCGCTTTCTTGCTCAACGTGTTAGGCGCAAACGTTCGCGTTGCTCGCAGTGGCGCGGAAGGGCTCGAAGCCTGCGCCGAGTTTGAGCCCGAGCTGGTGCTTCTGGATCTCTCAATGCCGCATATGGATGGCTTCGAGACCGCCCGCCGAATGAGAGAGTCGCCCGTCGGAAGAAGAGCGAAGCTCGTCGCCTTGACTGGCTCGGGTGAGGACCACATGCGCGCGCGAACGCGGGAGGCCGGTTTTGACGGTCATTTGGTCAAGCCTGCTTCTCTCTCGCAACTTGAAGAGCTGCTTGCTTCCGTGAGCCGGCCCAGGACGCCGACGCCGGCTTCGAATTGATCGAATGATTCAGGAATTCCGCCAGAAACCAGCGTGATCTAGGCGGATCGCGCCAGGCTTGCGTCGTTCAGCGCAAGCGAGACGTACAGCAAATTATCTTCCTGACGCGTCGTCATCGGAAGTCCGCAACGTCGAAACACGCTCAACATCGGGGCGTTATTGCAGAGCACTTCCGCCTCTAGGCTGTGCAGGCCTTTCGCTATCGCGATTCGGACAAGATGGCGCATGAGCGCCGCGCCGACGCCGCGACCCTGGAAATCCTGCTCGACCGTGAAGGCCACTTCCGCATCACGCTGGGCGGCTCCGGGGTTGACGACGAAACAACTGACGCCGCCGATGACGGCCTCGTCTTGTCCTTCGCCGATCGTCGCGAGCAAGGCGATCGCGTTCTCGAAGTCGGCTCCCGTGATGCGGGCGACATCCTCGTCGGTGAGTTTATCTTTTTGGGAGAGGAAGCGCATATAGCGCGTTCTGGAATCCAGCAGGGAAAACGCGCGCCGTATTTTCGGCCCGTCGGCTGGGCGTGCGGCGCGAATGGTAATTTTCTGGCCGTCGTTCAGTCTTTCCACGCAGGCGTAATGTCTCAGGCTGTTAGGCATTTGCCGAACCTCGTGGTCAGCGCCCGAGCGCGCCCCGTTGCCGTCGCGGTGACATTTTAGATTATTCTATGAAAATTAGATCATTCTATGAAAAGCGCTTGACGCGCGGGAGTCAAAAATCTCCGCGTCAGCATAACACATTGAACAAACGACGCATCATCCGTGCGAACCCGTCGGCGAACTCCACGCCCTTACTTGACCGACGCCGGTAATCTGCCTGCCCGACAGGACTTGCTCGCGAGAATCGCTCAAACGCAGACAAGGTGATCGATTCCAAAATTTCAGAGCGCGATGCGCGCGACAAACCGGTTTCCGCATTTTCGCAACGCGCTCTAAGTAGAACTCACTAAGTATAACAGCTAATAGTTTTCCGTGATGCAAGAGTTATTGCGTCGGCGTGACAAACATGCGACGATATGGAGCGATATTCGAATAGAAGCGTTCTCTGTGGGAAGATTGCCTTTGCCAAAGCCAGAGCTTGCGCGCGACTGCGATGCGCGGCCAATCACGGTGTGGGCCGCCTATAGATTTGCTCGTGATAAAGGATAGGGAGCAAGGAGAGAGATGCTTAGATCATATTTTGTCTTAGATTCAACGCTCTCGGAGGAGCATCAGCGCGTAATGGATCAGATCGCGTTTATCGAGCGTGTGGCGGCTGAACCGCGTTTTGACGCGCATCGGATGGTCGTAGCGCTGTGGGAGCTTCTGGAGGTGACGAATCAACACTTTGCGCATGAAGAGAAAGCCATGGTCGATGACGCCTTTCCGCGACTGGCTCTGCATCGCCGTGATCACGAATATTTGCTGAAAGCCCTGCGCGATTATATAGCGGCGTTCGTCGACAACACTGAAAGGCCGTCCGCGAGCTTTTGCGACAATCTTCGAAGCTGGATCGGCTTCCATTGCCGGCGCTATGACGAAGATTATTCGCGCTTCAGCGATTGGAGGCGGGCAAGCGGCTCGCGAGCGTGAAGGCCGCAGCGATCGGAAAAACTCGCTGACATCGTGCACATTCTCGAGAAGTCCGCCCCCGCGCGCCGTGCGACTTGTTCGCCGCGCCCTAGCGTCCTATAGACCTGCCGGCGGCTAGACCCTGAAGCCTCGCGAGCGCCGGGCCGCAGCAGGCGCCGCAACGACGGCCCTCATGCTCACTCCCCTCGAAATCGCTCTCTTCTCCGGACTCGGCCTGATCTTCGCCGCAGGCCTCATCGTCGTGGCGCGCTGGGGCGGCCGCAACCTACCCCATCTGGCGGGCTATGCGCTGATCGCCGCCTGCTTCATCTATGTCGGCCTCGGGCTCGGCTCCGACAATCCGAACAGCTGGAGCGCGGTGGAAATGACCGCCGTCGCCGTGTTCGGCTCCCTGGTCTTCCTCTCCCGGCTGACCTCTGTCTGGGTTCTCATCGCGACGCTTTTCCTGCATCCCGTCTGGCTGATCTATGTGCATTACAAGGGGTCTGCCGCGCTCTTCACGCCGGCGCCGCTCGTCTTCGCGAACGCCGGGTTCGATGTGACGCTTGCGCTTTATCTCGTCTTTCTCACGGTTAGCGGGCGGCTCACGCCGACGCCGTTGAGCAGGCCGGCGGGCAAGGGCGGAAAGAGAGACTCGCGATGAACGCGCCGCCTTTCGTTTTCGAGCTGCGTCACGACTGGACTGTCGAGGAGATCGTCGCGATCCACGACGCGCCGCTACTGGATCTCATCGCCCGCGCCAGCGCGACGCATCGGGGCTTCTTCGACGGCCATGACGTGCAAAAAGCGGCGCTGCTGTCGATCAAGACGGGCGGCTGTCCGGAGGACTGCTCCTACTGCCCGCAGTCGGCGCATCACCGCGAGGTCAAGCTCGACCGCGTGGAGCTCATGGGCGTGGAGGCCGTTCTCGGGGCCGCGCGCGTGGCGCGCGAGGCGGGCGCGGATCGCTTCTGCATGGGCGCGGCCTGGCGCGCCGCGCCGGAAGGGCCGCGTTTCGAGGCGGTGCTGGATATGGTCAAGGGCGTTCGCGCGCTCGGCATGGAGGCTTGCGTCACGCTGGGCATGCTGACGCCGCCGCAGGCCAAGCGTCTCGCCGAGGCGGGTTTGACGGCCTATAACCACAACCTCGACACTGGGCCGGAATTCTACGACGAGATCATCTCGACGCGGAGCTATCGCGACCGGCTCGAGACTTTGAAGGCCGTGCGCGGCGCCGGCATCGAAATGTGCTGTGGCGGCATCATCGGCATGGGCGAGAGCGTCAGGGATCGGGCCGGCATGCTCCAGGTTCTCGCGGGCTTCGATCCGCATCCTGAAAGCGTGCCGATCAACGCGCTCGTCGCCGTCCCCGGCACGCCCCTCGCCGAGCGTCCGCCCGTCGATCCGCTCGACCTCGTCCGGATGATCGCGACGACGCGAATCATCATGCCCAAATCCCGCGTGCGCCTTTCGGCCGGTCGGTCGAGCCTCTCGCGCGAAGCGCAAATCCTCTGCCTCGTCGCCGGCGCCAATTCGATCTTTTACGGTGAGAAGCTGCTCACGACCGCGAATCCCGACGCCGCCGAGGACGACGCGCTGTTCACGGCTTTGGCGCCGCGCGCCGAAGCGGCGCGGTCTGGCGCGGAAGTCTGCCTCGATCGAGACCATTTGGGCCGCCGCGGCGCGTGAGCCGGCTGCCGGCGCGTTCCGTGTCGCGGGCGTGAGGAGCGGAACGTCATGACCTACTGTTGCGGCATTCTGGTGCGCGAAGGCCTCGTCATGATGGCCGACACGCGCACCAATGCGGGGCTCGACAATATCTCCACCTTCCGCAAGCTGCATATCTTCGAGCGGCGCGAAGAAATGGTGCTGCTGCTCGCGAGCGCCGGCAATCTTTCGGTGAGCCAGGGCGTGATCCACCTCCTCGACGAGGGCGTCCCAGATCCGACGGATGAGACGATCTCGACGCGGCTCGTCGACGCGTCCAGCATGTCGGTCGCAGCCCATCTCGTCGGGGCCGCGACGCGTCGCGCGCGCGCGCAGGCGGCCGAAGGCATGGAGCAATCGGGCGTCAATTTCGACGTTTCTTTCTTGCTCGGCGGCCAGATCGGCGGCGGCGCCATGCGCCTATTCATGATCTATTCGGCCGGCAACGCGATCGAGTGCACGATCGACACGCCCTATTTCCAGATTGGCGAGCACAAATATGGCAAGCCCATTCTCGATCGCGCCATCAGCTTCGATATGGATCTCTATGACGCGCTGAAGATCGGCCTGATTTCCATGGATTCGACCATGCGCTCGAACCTCTCGGTCGGCCTTCCGCTCGATTTTGCGCTCTTGCGGCGCGATGCGCTGAAGCTCGAGCTTTCGATCCGTGTCGACGCCTCCGACGCCTATTTCCGGGATCTGCGCGAGCAGTGGTCTAAGGCGCTGAAGGCCGCGCATACAGCGATTCCGCGCCCCCCCTATGGCGGGCTGCAGGATAGGTGACGCGCGACTTTTAGCTTTCTTCAGCTCTGCGATTGCGCGCGCGAGTCCTCAACGCGCATATGCACCGTCGTCTCTTCCGCTCCGCCGCCGACTCGCGCGCCGCGAACGGGAGCGGCGCCGAGCGCATCGAGCGCCATGGCGACGCGCACATAGGACTCGTTCGGACAAAGCGCGTGGACAGGGTCGAATCCGACCCATCCGAGGCCCTCCACATGCGCCTCCGCCCAAGCGTGACCGGCGACCTGATCGCTCTCGCTGTCGTCGCGGCGAAGATAGCCGCTCACATAGCGCGACGGAATGCCGAGCGCGCGTGCGCAGGCGATGAAGACATGCGCGAAATCCTGATAAGCGCCGCAACGCTTCTCGAAAAGCGCGAGGGCGCCCGCCGCGGCGTGGGTCGCGTCCGGATTGAGGGCGAGCTTGTCGTGGATCGCCGCCATCAGCGCATGTAATTTCGCAAGCGTTGAGGACTCGCGCCCGCCGATGTCGCGCGCAAAGCTCGCGAGCGCGGCGTCTGGCCTCGTCAGGGCCGTCTCCCGCAGGAAAAGCGCTACCGGAAAGCGCTCAACGGCGCCGCTCACGACGCCGGCCTGATCGAAGGTTTCAACCTCGCCTTCGACGAGGGTCGTGAGTGATTGGAGCGGCCCTTCCACAAAAAAGCGATGCTCGATGTTTCCGAAGGCGTCCTTTCCCGCGACGAGGCAGCAATCCCGATCGACGTCGATACGCCACTCCCGCACGTGCTGGCCTTCATGATTGCGCGGGGTGACCAGCAGACGTTGCATCGTCGATTTCGCTGGCGCGTCGTAGCGGTAGATCGTCTCGTGCCTGACGCGAATGAGCATGGCGAAGGTTGTGCTTCCTAGATCACGCGACGTTCAGGCGGAATCGCCCGAACGCAGAAAACATGATCGATTCTTGAAGTTTGGAGCGCGATTTGCGCGAAAGACCGGTTTCCACTTTTTCGCATCGCGCTTTTAAGAAAGATACTGCTCGCCAATCAGCGCGCCGAGCTGGTTGTTCAAGGAGATGAATTCCTGCACGAATTCGTGCAGACCGCCCTGAAACGCGTTTTCCATCGTGAGCCGCTCCAGCCTCCCATAGACGGCGCGACTCTGGCGTTGCGCCTCCCCCTGCCGGCCATAGGCCTTCGACAGGCGATCCAGATTGTCCACGAGGCCTTCATAACAGGAGATCAACGAGCGCGGCATCTCGCGTCGCAGGATGAGAAGATCGGCGACGAGCCAGGGCTTCAGATTGTCGCGATAGACCCAGTGATAGGCGGTGTGCGCGGAAACAGCGCGCAAGATGGCCGCCCATTGGAAATAGTCGAGCGAGCCGCCAATGATTTCCTTCTCGGGCAGCAGCACGTGATATTTCACATCCAGCAGGCGCGCCGTATTGTCCGCCCGCTCGATTAAGAGACCAAGCCGCGTGAACCAATAGGCGTCGTTGCGCAGCATCGTGCGATAGGCGCCGCCGTCATAGGCGATCGACAGTTTCTTCACGAATTCGGTGAAGCGGGAGATCGCCGAGCCATCGCAATCGCCGGCTTTTCTCTCGAAGCTCTTCATCTCGAGGAAGCCGTCGTTGATCGCCTCCCAGACTTCGGCAGTCAGCGCGGTGCGCACCGCGCGCGCATTGGCGCGCGCGTGCTCGAGACAATTGCGCATCGAGCCGGGATATTCCGGCGCAAAGGCGAGAAAATGGGCGACATTGGCTTCGTCGACGGGACGTCGCGTCGCCGCAAAGGCGTCGCTCGCGCCCGAAGACAGCAGCACGCTCGTCCATTCGCTCTGGGCTCCGCCATAGGCCTTGGGCAGGGCGGCGAGACGTCGCGAGGCTTCGATCAGCCGCGCCAGAAAGTCGGCGCGCTCCATATAGCGCGCGAGCCAATAGAGATTGTCGGCGGTTCGCGACAGCATGGCCTACCACGCCGCGCGGAAAGGAGGGAGAGATTCAGTTCGCCGCGAGATCATCGACCACCCATGTGTCCTTTGTGCCGCCGCCCTGGCTCGAGTTGACGACGAGGGAGTTCTCGATCATCGCGACGCGGGTGAGCCCGCCCGGCACGATGCGCACATCCTTGGCGCCCTGCAGCACGAAAGGCCGCAAATCGACGTGGCGCGGCGCAACGCCTGAGGCCACCGAAATCGGACAAGTGGAGAGCGAAAGGGTCGGCTGCGCGATGAAATTTTCGGGCGCAGCCCTCAGCTTCGCGCCGAATTCTTCGATCTGCCGCGCCGTCGCATGCGGGCCGACGAGCATCCCATAGCCTCCCGAGCCCGCCACCTCCTTGACGACCAGCTCCGAGAGGCGCTCCGAAACATAGGCGTAGGCCTCCGGCTCGCGGCAGCGCCAGGTCGGCACGTTCTTGAGCAGCGGCTCCTCGCCGAGATAGAAGCGGATCGCCTCGGGGATGTACGTATACATCGCCTTGTCGTCGGCGACGCCGGTCCCCACTGCATTCGCAAGCGTCACATTGCCTGCTTGATAGGCGCCCATGAGCCCTGCGACGCCGAGAGCCGAATCCGGGCGGAAGGCCAGCGGGTCGAGGAAATCGTCGTCGATCCGGCGGTAGAGCACGTCGATGCGACGCGGTCCCTCGGTCGTGCGCATGTAGACGATGTCGTTCTTGACGAAGAGATCGCAGCCTTCCACGAGTTCGACGCCGAGCTTGTCGGCGAGAAAGGAGTGCTCGTAATAGGCGGAATTGAACTGGCCGGGTGTGAGCAGCGCGACCGTCGGCACGCCGGGGGTGTTCGGCGGCGCGACCGAGCGCAGGGTCTCGAGCAATTGGTCGGGATAATCTTCGATCGGCGCAACCTTGTGCCCGGAAAAAAGATCCGGGAAGAGCCGCATCATGACTTCCCGGTTTTCGAGCATGTAGGAGACGCCGGAAGGCGTGCGCGCATTGTCCTCGAGCACGTAGAAATCATGCTCGTCGGTGCGCACGACGTCCACGCCGGCGATATGCACGAAGACGTCGTGCGGGACCCGCCTGCCAGCCATTTCCGGGCGATAGGCCGGGTTGCGATAGACGAGCTCGTCGGGAATGATCCCGGCCTTGAGGATCTCTCCGGGACCGTAAAGATCGGCGAGCAGAAGATTGAGCGTGCGAACGCGCTGCTTCAGGCCGGCCTCGAGCCGTAGCCACTCGGAGCGCGTGATAATGCGGGGCAGTATGTCGAAGGGAATGAGGCGCTCGAGCGATTCTTCCGCGCCATAGACGGCGAAGGTGATGCCGATGCGCCGAAACAAGAGCTCCGCTTGCCGCCGGCGCGTCTCGAGGAGTTCCGGCGAAGCGGTGGAAAGCCATTGCGCAAGCCCTGCATAGCCCGCTCGGACGGCGCCGTTCGCGCCTTGCATTTCATCGAACTGCATCGTCTTGGAACTCAATGTCCGTAGGCTTCGGCGTGGTCGCGCCGTCGCTTCTTGCAGGATTCGAAGGATTTAAGGCAAGAGCGGCGCCAGCCATATGACGGATTTTCTCCTCCGGGTTCAATCGCCAGGGAGTCGCAGGCCCGAATTCTCGCTCCTCGCGCCGACTGGCTCCCCCCTGCGGGCGCACCTTCGGGCGCAGGACCGCGCTGACGTCCGCGGTTACCTCTGCGAGAGGCGGCGCGCCGAGGTCAGGGTGCCAGCGATGATCAGGAAGGCCAAAGCGAGCAATCCCGTTCCGAGGCTGGGGCCGGGGCTCGCCTGGAAATTGCCCGTTCCTGCGCCGGCGAAATTGGTTGTGAAGGTGTAGTTCCCGTCTGCGATGTTGATGTCGCCGAGTCCGCCGACCGCAAAGCTGATGCCGAGTGAGTCCAATTGAGGAGTTGAATTGGGATCGAGGACGTTGTCGTTGCTTAGAGGTGGTTGGCCTACTGGGGTTGGATATCCGTTACGCGGAAGCAGAGCGAGGCCATACGTCGAGCCGTTGTAGTCGGCCGCGCCGTCCAGGACGTTCGTAACGAGAAATTTGCCGGGGCTGTCACCCAGCGGCTCCGCGACCAGGATGCCGGAACCGGAGATGGAGCCGCCCCCCGAAAGATTATCGTCCGTGAAGGTGAAATAGAAATCCTGCGACTGCGGCGGCTTCCGGGGGACGATGTCGGTCGCGAATGCGGGCGCGCCGGCAGCGCTCAGGAGCATAGCGGACAGCGAGACGAACGTGCAGCGGCGGAGAAAAAGCGCAGTTCCTCGACCCCCAGCGCGTATTGAGGCAGTCATCAATAATCTCCAAGGCTGCAGTCCGACGGCCAAATTTTATTCACTAAACTGATCGCCCGAGGGGAGATTGTAAAGGTCAAGTGAGCTCTGCGAGGAAATCTTCTCCGACTGTTGCAAAGAGGTCACACCATTATTTGGGTCGTTCGCATGCGCTTCATGCGGGATTCCTTCGATTGCCGCGAGTGGAGCAGCCTACAGGTTGCGCGGCTACCCCCTTTCCTCGGCGCTTGACAGGCTCGCGCTTCGCTCCGATGGTAACGAACGACTCGTTCGATTTGCCGAACGAAAGGAATTCGTTTGACCTTCTCGCCACCGTCGTCAGGCGCCGCCGCGCCCGAAGCGATCGGCGCCCGGAATGGCGCGGCGTCGAACGGCAAGCGCGTCCATTTTCCGCCCGAGAAGCCGCTTGTCACCGACGGCGGTCGCGTGATCGCGCCGCTCACCATCGCCTACGAGACTTATGGCGCTCTGAACGAGGCCAAGAACAACGCGATTCTCCTCTGTCATGCGCTGACAGGGGACCAATATGCAGCCGGGGTTCACCCGGTGACGGGCAAGCCCGGGTGGTGGGACGTGCTGGTGGGTCCGGGCCGGCCCTTCGACACAAACCGATTCTTCATCATCTCAACCAATGTCGTCGGCGGCTGCATGGGGACGACGGGTCCCGCCTCGATCAATCTCGCCACGGCGCGCCCGTTCGGTCTCGACTTTCCGGTCGTGACCATCCGCGACATGGTGCGCGCGCAAGCCATGCTGATCGACCATCTCGGCATCGAGACGCTCTTTTGCGTCGCGGGCGGCTCGATGGGCGGGATGCAGGTCCTGCAATGGGCGGCGAGCTATCCCGAGCGCGTCTTCGCGGCGATGCCCATCGCCACCGCGCCGCGCCACTCTTCTCAAAATATCGCCTTTCACGAGGTCGGCCGCCAAGCGGTGATGGCCGACCCCGACTGGCGCGCAGGTCGCTACCTGGAGGCGGGCGTCCGGCCCGAGAAAGGCCTCGCCGTGGCGCGCATGGCGGCGCACATCACCTATCTCTCGGAGCAAGCGCTGCAGCGCAAGTTCGGCCGCAAGCTTCAAGACCGCGCGGCGCCGACCTTCTCCTTCGATGCGGACTTTCAGATCGAGAGCTATCTGCGCTATCAGGGCTTGGCCTTTGTCGAGCGTTTCGATGCGAACTCCTACCTCTTCGTCACGCGCGCCTGCGACTATTTTGATCTCGCCGCCGATTACGGCGGCTCGCTCGCCTTGGCCTTCAAGGGTTCGAAGACGCGTTTCTGCGTGATCTCCTTCACTTCCGACTGGCTCTATCCGACCTCCGATTCGCGCGCGATCGTTCATGCGTTGAACGCAGGCGGCGCCTCCGTTTCTTTCGTCGAGATCGAGAGCGACAAGGGCCACGACGCCTTTCTGCTCTACGAGCCGGATTTCTTCGC
Protein-coding sequences here:
- the metX gene encoding homoserine O-acetyltransferase MetX; translated protein: MGARNGAASNGKRVHFPPEKPLVTDGGRVIAPLTIAYETYGALNEAKNNAILLCHALTGDQYAAGVHPVTGKPGWWDVLVGPGRPFDTNRFFIISTNVVGGCMGTTGPASINLATARPFGLDFPVVTIRDMVRAQAMLIDHLGIETLFCVAGGSMGGMQVLQWAASYPERVFAAMPIATAPRHSSQNIAFHEVGRQAVMADPDWRAGRYLEAGVRPEKGLAVARMAAHITYLSEQALQRKFGRKLQDRAAPTFSFDADFQIESYLRYQGLAFVERFDANSYLFVTRACDYFDLAADYGGSLALAFKGSKTRFCVISFTSDWLYPTSDSRAIVHALNAGGASVSFVEIESDKGHDAFLLYEPDFFATTRGFLEAAANARGIARAAGL